A region from the Lycium barbarum isolate Lr01 chromosome 8, ASM1917538v2, whole genome shotgun sequence genome encodes:
- the LOC132605141 gene encoding protein S40-5-like, producing the protein MAKGRKLTISMSERYLGSYSYNHGNETVNETSELGEDDVWSTVDDMVNADDRLLNGSRNARDSRATRESNGSMSSFTSCRQGGGLSLAFNDTGKATSSMIIHQFRGQDSVAQSSPRGRHMASSAPVNVPDWSKIYRVDSVESFHVLDDGVDDHVFDMVPPHEYLARGYGRARKSMTNTSVFEGVGRTLKGRDLSRVRDAVWSQTGFNG; encoded by the coding sequence ATGGCGAAAGGTCGAAAACTGACCATCAGTATGAGTGAAAGGTATTTAGGAAGCTATAGTTACAATCATGGAAATGAAACAGTCAACGAAACATCGGAATTGGGAGAAGATGACGTCTGGTCAACGGTTGATGACATGGTCAACGCTGATGATCGTTTGTTGAATGGCTCAAGGAACGCGCGTGATTCACGCGCCACCAGAGAGAGTAACGGAAGCATGAGTAGTTTCACGAGCTGCCGCCAAGGTGGAGGCTTATCATTGGCTTTTAATGATACAGGTAAAGCCACGTCATCTATGATCATTCATCAATTTCGCGGACAAGACAGCGTGGCACAGTCGTCCCCACGTGGACGCCACATGGCGTCCTCGGCTCCTGTGAATGTTCCTGATTGGTCAAAGATATATCGAGTTGACTCGGTTGAGTCATTCCATGTCTTGGACGATGGTGTTGATGATCATGTGTTTGATATGGTTCCTCCACATGAATACTTGGCTCGTGGATACGGTAGGGCTCGAAAATCAATGACCAATACCTCAGTATTTGAAGGCGTGGGGCGGACCTTGAAGGGTCGGGACTTGAGCCGAGTCCGAGATGCAGTGTGGAGTCAGACCGGGTTCAACGGctaa